In Dolichospermum flos-aquae CCAP 1403/13F, the following proteins share a genomic window:
- a CDS encoding mercuric reductase encodes MSTSESPRVTIRPMDEYNQKLLKNVHPDNWVNPQRADCYDLVVIGGGTAGLVVAAGAAGLDLGLKVALIEKNLMGGDCLNFGCIPSKCLIRSSRVVEEIRKTKDLGINISQKFDVDFATVMERMRRIRASISHHDSVERFKSLGIDVFLGDGKFINKNTIEVDQQTLKFKKAVIATGARAVKPKIRGIEAAGYLTNETVFSLTQKPEKLAIIGGGPVGCELAQTFQRLGCEVTLFHRGSHILNQEDSEAAEILQKVLIDEGIRLVLNCQLEEVVTVTEGKRLYFSVNSERDSVTVDEILVGAGRAPNVENLNLEAVGVEYDQTWGVKVNDYLQTTNPKIYAAGDICMNWKFTHAADAAARIVIKNTLFSPFGWGRSKLSSLVMPWVTYTSPEIAHVGMYANEAKKLGIEIETIKIPFKSIDRAIADHEESGFLKIHHKKGSDQILGATIVANHAGEMISEITTAIVNNIGLSKLSSVIHPYPTQAEAIKKAADAYRKTLLTPRTKQLLGFLTKFS; translated from the coding sequence ATGTCAACTTCAGAATCTCCAAGAGTCACAATTCGTCCCATGGATGAGTATAATCAAAAACTCCTCAAAAATGTTCATCCAGATAATTGGGTAAATCCCCAAAGGGCTGATTGTTATGATTTAGTAGTAATTGGTGGGGGAACTGCGGGTTTGGTTGTCGCTGCGGGGGCTGCGGGATTAGATTTGGGTTTAAAAGTGGCATTAATTGAAAAAAATCTCATGGGAGGAGATTGTTTAAATTTTGGTTGTATTCCTTCTAAATGTTTAATTCGTTCTTCTCGTGTAGTTGAAGAAATCAGAAAAACCAAAGATTTAGGGATTAATATTTCTCAGAAATTTGATGTGGATTTTGCCACAGTTATGGAGAGAATGAGACGCATTCGGGCGAGTATTAGTCATCATGATTCTGTGGAAAGATTTAAAAGTTTAGGAATTGATGTTTTTTTAGGTGATGGTAAATTTATAAACAAGAATACTATAGAAGTTGATCAGCAAACATTAAAATTTAAAAAAGCTGTCATTGCTACTGGTGCTAGGGCTGTTAAACCGAAAATTCGGGGAATTGAAGCAGCAGGTTATTTAACTAATGAAACTGTTTTTTCCCTAACTCAGAAACCCGAAAAATTAGCCATAATTGGTGGTGGACCTGTTGGCTGTGAATTAGCACAAACATTTCAGCGTTTGGGTTGTGAAGTGACATTATTTCATCGAGGTTCACATATTTTAAATCAGGAAGATTCAGAAGCAGCGGAGATTTTGCAAAAAGTTTTAATTGATGAAGGTATTCGTTTAGTATTAAATTGTCAATTAGAAGAAGTTGTTACAGTTACGGAAGGAAAACGCCTATATTTTTCTGTGAATAGTGAACGAGATTCGGTGACAGTTGATGAAATATTAGTTGGTGCGGGACGGGCTCCCAATGTGGAAAATTTGAATTTAGAGGCAGTGGGTGTAGAATATGATCAAACCTGGGGTGTAAAAGTGAATGATTATTTACAAACCACAAATCCCAAAATTTACGCCGCTGGTGATATCTGCATGAATTGGAAATTTACTCATGCGGCAGATGCGGCAGCGCGAATTGTGATTAAAAATACCCTGTTTTCGCCTTTTGGTTGGGGACGATCTAAACTCAGTAGTTTAGTGATGCCTTGGGTGACATATACCAGCCCGGAAATTGCTCATGTGGGGATGTATGCAAATGAAGCGAAAAAATTAGGTATAGAAATAGAAACTATTAAGATTCCTTTTAAAAGTATAGACCGAGCGATCGCAGATCATGAAGAATCTGGTTTTTTAAAGATTCATCACAAAAAAGGATCAGATCAAATCCTCGGTGCAACCATAGTTGCTAATCATGCAGGGGAGATGATTTCGGAAATTACTACAGCTATTGTTAATAATATTGGTTTAAGTAAACTGAGTAGTGTAATTCATCCTTATCCCACTCAAGCGGAAGCCATTAAAAAAGCCGCAGACGCTTATCGTAAAACTCTACTAACACCAAGAACTAAGCAATTATTGGGATTTTTAACCAAGTTTTCTTAA
- a CDS encoding tRNA-(ms[2]io[6]A)-hydroxylase yields the protein MLSSPLPTINALKQPTSDAWVEQAIANLDIILLDHSHCERKAAGVALNMMFRYPSNAKMVRELTAIAREELEHFELVNQWLERRNIKLAALSAPPYGAGLKSQVRGQEPQRFLDSLLVTGLIEARSHERLGLLAANCPEPELAAFYRSLMASEARHFGMYWVLADTYFDRKIVMDRLDELAEVESQLLSTLHPEPRIHS from the coding sequence GTGTTAAGTTCACCTTTACCCACAATCAACGCCCTCAAACAACCTACCAGTGATGCTTGGGTAGAGCAAGCGATCGCTAACCTTGATATTATCTTACTAGATCACTCCCACTGTGAACGCAAAGCCGCAGGAGTAGCATTAAATATGATGTTTCGCTATCCCTCTAATGCTAAAATGGTGAGAGAGTTAACAGCGATCGCTCGTGAAGAACTAGAACACTTTGAACTCGTCAATCAATGGCTAGAACGCCGTAACATCAAACTAGCAGCCCTATCCGCACCCCCCTACGGTGCAGGGTTAAAATCCCAAGTTCGGGGACAAGAACCCCAGAGATTTTTAGACTCCTTACTCGTCACCGGCTTAATAGAAGCCCGTAGTCATGAACGCTTAGGACTCCTAGCTGCTAACTGTCCAGAACCAGAATTAGCCGCATTTTACCGCAGTTTAATGGCATCAGAAGCCCGACATTTTGGGATGTATTGGGTTTTAGCTGATACCTATTTTGACCGAAAAATCGTCATGGACAGATTAGACGAATTAGCAGAGGTGGAAAGTCAATTATTATCAACCTTACACCCAGAACCGAGAATACATAGTTAG
- a CDS encoding Rpn family recombination-promoting nuclease/putative transposase, translating into MRRDSLFYKLFQQYPSLLFELLTDPPINAQAYRFDSVAVKEPTFAIDGVFLPPESDGQGVVYFCEVQFQRDEELYERICAETSLYFYRNRKRFCDWQVVIIYPSRNTEQNDIYPHRGFLNSPQVHRVYLDELGDIQELPLGLGVMLLTTLGESQAPAVARYLLTRTHEEIVTPSSQAMMEMITTIMVYKFENLSRREVESMLGITLKETRVYQEIKEEGREEGLEQGREEGLEEGLEQGIEQGIEQATINLVIRQLTKRFGKISQRKIKSISGLPLSVLEELSEALLDFQSLNDLQSWLLIHTPAKTD; encoded by the coding sequence ATGCGAAGAGATTCACTTTTTTATAAACTCTTTCAACAATATCCATCTTTGTTGTTTGAACTGTTGACAGATCCGCCGATTAATGCTCAGGCTTATCGCTTTGATTCTGTGGCTGTTAAAGAACCAACTTTTGCAATTGATGGTGTGTTTTTACCGCCAGAAAGTGATGGACAAGGAGTAGTATATTTTTGTGAAGTGCAATTTCAAAGAGATGAGGAATTGTATGAAAGAATATGCGCGGAAACTTCACTATATTTTTATCGTAATCGCAAAAGGTTTTGTGATTGGCAAGTAGTGATTATTTATCCATCTCGAAATACAGAACAAAATGACATTTATCCTCATCGGGGATTTCTCAACAGTCCTCAAGTACATCGGGTATATTTAGATGAATTGGGAGATATTCAAGAATTACCATTAGGTTTAGGTGTCATGTTACTAACTACTCTGGGAGAAAGTCAAGCCCCAGCAGTAGCTAGATATTTATTAACCAGAACCCATGAGGAGATTGTCACACCATCAAGTCAAGCTATGATGGAGATGATCACGACAATCATGGTCTACAAGTTTGAAAATCTGAGTCGTCGGGAGGTAGAATCAATGTTAGGAATTACACTCAAAGAAACTAGAGTTTATCAAGAAATTAAAGAAGAAGGCAGAGAGGAAGGACTGGAACAAGGCAGAGAAGAAGGACTAGAGGAAGGACTAGAACAAGGCATAGAACAAGGCATAGAACAAGCTACAATTAATTTGGTGATTCGACAATTAACAAAGCGGTTTGGTAAAATATCTCAGAGAAAGATAAAATCTATTTCTGGTTTACCATTATCTGTGTTGGAAGAATTGAGTGAAGCTCTTTTAGATTTTCAGAGTTTGAATGATTTGCAATCTTGGTTGTTAATCCATACTCCGGCAAAAACTGACTAA
- a CDS encoding TIGR04283 family arsenosugar biosynthesis glycosyltransferase: MNAQISIIIPTLNEAGNIKEAIISSQSSSNVEIIVVDGGSKDETLLIAKSLNVKVIISPPGRANQMNTGAMAASGEILLFLHADTRLPTNFEQMICTTLAKPGIVAGAFALRINAPNWGLRLVEFGVKWRSHLWQMPYGDQAIFLTKDVFQQVGNFPPISIMEDFAMMRKLKPLGKIHLLPTPVITSPRRWLKKGIIQTTILNQMIVIAYLLGISPTQIRNWYSSPKS; the protein is encoded by the coding sequence ATGAATGCTCAAATTTCTATTATTATTCCCACTCTCAATGAAGCGGGTAATATTAAAGAAGCAATTATTAGCAGTCAATCTAGTAGTAATGTAGAAATAATTGTAGTTGATGGTGGTTCAAAAGATGAAACATTATTAATCGCTAAATCATTGAATGTTAAGGTAATTATTTCTCCTCCCGGACGTGCTAATCAAATGAATACAGGTGCTATGGCTGCTAGTGGGGAAATTCTCCTATTTCTCCATGCTGATACCCGTTTACCGACTAATTTCGAGCAGATGATTTGCACAACCTTAGCAAAACCGGGAATTGTGGCTGGTGCGTTTGCTTTACGGATAAATGCCCCTAATTGGGGGTTGCGTTTGGTAGAATTTGGTGTAAAATGGCGATCGCATCTTTGGCAAATGCCCTATGGTGATCAAGCTATTTTTCTCACCAAAGATGTATTTCAGCAAGTTGGTAATTTCCCGCCAATATCAATTATGGAAGACTTTGCAATGATGAGAAAATTAAAACCTCTGGGCAAAATTCACCTATTACCAACACCCGTAATTACCTCACCTCGCAGATGGTTAAAAAAAGGAATTATCCAAACTACTATTTTGAATCAAATGATTGTCATTGCTTATTTACTCGGTATTTCCCCAACCCAAATTCGTAATTGGTACTCTTCCCCAAAATCCTAG
- a CDS encoding nuclease domain-containing protein, with amino-acid sequence MAYPKIYFADSRGELPWEDDVQYTRQYSGRWYVQIEGLWDGSIGLKSDSIIPLLKIGSNRWQLPQRTKHEEEISKGVASRTGQITAILLDASGEPVNSSPEAFLLVKPAGLTEQELEQLITEIGLLALSASSCVTSQLQVPVGEDVETTMTGMGFSDSRGLLLTATSLLKLASVVQGNWVVIEKRPLRSFSRELGLVDTRKLINSPQLLIKAKIDPSKQRMMALTQFESTQCSENEFLCYILDVYLKDLVNGIANSLEKLEIDDSFSPPIYAKDSKILSFLTRAKEQVQKFNQERGKERKTISKIVAQLRDCAEWATNARHSQLLNKLLTPNEPSLPSQRLIGSPAYASIFEEYMNFESSIFPKIQPVIKLFKATYQGQVRSTWELYEIWCFVRLYNAFVTNLNMRPPLNEPTLFESMRIEKGEIKIPINNVFRLQGAFDDGSQFNVSLWYQPKQYTNSNHLRIPDIRIDISTNSDTKTYYFDAKYRNYKHQGSKQFVYDVIDVAKDKYLYSLGGTASFILHTDQQIDFWGEVPINRVLKEKFDDTLGTSEDRFISHKYGAIAFKPGVGANKQLNKLIRLMFQYHGSFSTDCLFCGHKLNLEQDIQTHWIPNKISQQELTRRVISGSSGSGKGTSLYCSCPKCGQFWVVQHCYGNNHRILKFPNCFHRHSDHRKHKGKWMYICPVCGSDPLLP; translated from the coding sequence ATGGCTTATCCAAAAATTTATTTTGCTGATTCTAGAGGTGAGCTACCTTGGGAAGATGATGTACAATACACTCGCCAGTACAGTGGACGTTGGTATGTTCAGATAGAGGGTTTATGGGATGGAAGTATTGGTTTGAAGAGTGATTCTATAATTCCACTTCTAAAAATAGGCAGCAATAGGTGGCAACTCCCTCAAAGAACGAAACACGAGGAAGAAATCAGTAAAGGAGTAGCGTCAAGAACAGGACAAATAACCGCTATACTCTTGGATGCTTCAGGTGAACCCGTAAATAGTAGTCCTGAAGCTTTCTTGTTAGTGAAACCAGCGGGTTTAACAGAGCAGGAATTAGAACAATTAATTACTGAAATAGGATTACTGGCACTTTCGGCATCTAGTTGTGTTACCAGTCAATTACAAGTTCCTGTAGGGGAAGACGTAGAAACTACAATGACTGGAATGGGATTCTCTGACAGTAGAGGGTTATTATTGACAGCAACTTCCTTATTAAAATTAGCATCAGTTGTTCAAGGTAACTGGGTAGTAATAGAAAAACGTCCCCTGAGAAGTTTTTCTAGAGAGTTAGGTTTAGTTGATACACGAAAATTAATTAATTCGCCACAACTTTTAATCAAAGCCAAGATAGATCCTTCTAAGCAGAGAATGATGGCTTTAACCCAATTTGAATCTACTCAATGTTCTGAAAATGAATTTTTATGTTATATACTTGATGTTTATTTAAAGGATTTAGTTAATGGGATTGCTAACTCACTTGAAAAGTTAGAAATTGATGATAGCTTTTCACCACCTATTTATGCCAAAGATTCAAAAATATTAAGCTTTTTGACTAGAGCTAAAGAGCAAGTTCAAAAATTTAATCAGGAAAGAGGAAAGGAAAGGAAAACTATATCGAAAATAGTCGCTCAACTGCGAGACTGTGCAGAATGGGCAACAAATGCTCGTCATAGTCAATTGTTAAATAAGTTACTAACTCCAAATGAACCATCTTTACCATCTCAGCGATTAATCGGCTCTCCCGCTTATGCTTCTATTTTTGAAGAGTACATGAATTTTGAAAGCAGTATTTTTCCTAAAATTCAACCAGTTATCAAGCTATTTAAAGCTACCTATCAAGGTCAAGTTCGTTCTACATGGGAACTATACGAAATTTGGTGCTTTGTCCGGCTATACAATGCTTTTGTTACAAATTTGAATATGCGTCCTCCCCTCAATGAACCTACTCTTTTTGAGAGTATGCGAATTGAGAAAGGAGAGATTAAAATACCTATAAATAATGTATTTCGTCTTCAAGGTGCTTTTGATGATGGTAGTCAATTCAATGTTTCACTATGGTATCAACCTAAGCAATATACTAATTCTAATCATTTAAGAATTCCTGATATTAGGATAGATATATCAACCAATAGCGACACAAAAACTTACTACTTTGATGCTAAATATCGTAACTATAAACACCAAGGAAGTAAACAATTTGTTTATGATGTTATAGATGTTGCTAAAGATAAATACTTGTATTCTTTAGGCGGGACAGCTAGTTTTATTTTGCATACAGATCAACAAATTGATTTTTGGGGTGAAGTTCCTATCAACAGGGTACTAAAGGAAAAGTTTGATGACACGCTTGGAACAAGTGAAGATAGATTTATCAGCCACAAATATGGAGCAATTGCATTTAAGCCAGGCGTGGGAGCAAATAAGCAGCTTAATAAATTAATTAGATTAATGTTTCAGTACCACGGTAGCTTTTCAACCGACTGTCTATTTTGCGGACATAAACTTAATTTGGAACAAGACATTCAGACCCATTGGATACCAAATAAAATAAGTCAACAAGAATTGACTAGACGTGTAATATCAGGAAGTTCTGGGTCTGGAAAAGGAACAAGTCTATACTGTTCCTGTCCTAAATGTGGTCAGTTTTGGGTTGTGCAACATTGCTATGGTAACAATCACCGTATCCTTAAGTTTCCTAACTGTTTCCATAGACACTCAGATCATCGAAAACATAAAGGAAAATGGATGTATATCTGTCCTGTATGTGGCAGCGATCCTCTATTACCATAG
- a CDS encoding DUF6737 family protein: MSEQQTISPWQSKPWWCQPWSIILTSLTLISGSWLIFKIIWLTILVAIPLLIWMGFFLLIWPQMMIRSGVLHKITE; encoded by the coding sequence ATGTCTGAACAACAAACCATTAGTCCTTGGCAATCTAAACCTTGGTGGTGTCAACCTTGGTCAATTATCCTAACCAGTTTAACATTAATCAGCGGTAGTTGGTTAATCTTCAAAATTATTTGGTTAACAATTTTAGTTGCTATTCCATTATTGATTTGGATGGGATTTTTTCTGTTAATTTGGCCGCAGATGATGATTCGCAGTGGAGTTTTGCACAAAATCACAGAATAG
- a CDS encoding tetratricopeptide repeat protein, producing the protein MFFTNSLENQLQEWNNTINVQPNNVNAYVRRGMVYFKLGKITESIQDFDHAEKLDIQITPYLWQRGLSYYYAERFAQGAKQFEIDLTVNAQDVEETVWRYLCIARLSGVTAARNSLLPVKNDPRKIMKSVYDLFAGHCTTDDVLNVGKLAGLKGKFYSHLYLGLYYEAENNLELAQEYIVKAADEYKIDDYMWYLAVVHKQLREWE; encoded by the coding sequence ATGTTTTTTACCAATTCCTTAGAAAATCAACTGCAAGAGTGGAATAATACCATTAACGTTCAACCAAATAATGTTAATGCTTATGTTCGTCGAGGCATGGTTTATTTTAAATTAGGAAAAATTACCGAATCAATTCAAGATTTTGATCATGCAGAAAAGTTAGATATTCAAATTACTCCTTATCTGTGGCAACGCGGGTTAAGTTATTATTATGCAGAACGATTTGCTCAAGGTGCAAAACAGTTTGAAATTGATTTAACTGTTAATGCTCAAGATGTGGAAGAAACTGTCTGGAGATATCTTTGCATAGCTAGATTATCCGGTGTTACAGCAGCTCGTAATTCTTTATTACCTGTGAAAAATGATCCGCGAAAAATCATGAAGTCTGTCTATGATTTGTTTGCAGGTCATTGCACAACAGATGATGTTTTGAATGTGGGAAAATTGGCAGGATTAAAAGGTAAGTTTTACAGTCATCTCTATTTGGGTTTATATTATGAAGCTGAGAATAATTTAGAGTTAGCGCAGGAATATATAGTTAAGGCTGCTGATGAGTATAAAATTGATGATTATATGTGGTATTTAGCCGTAGTGCATAAGCAGTTACGGGAATGGGAGTAA
- a CDS encoding TVP38/TMEM64 family protein: protein MIITLLSAIDFSVIQESVKVSSPNLQEFLQNALQWINSLGAIGGIVFIGIYIIATLAFLPAALLTLGAGVIFGVIWGSIYVFIGATLGAIAAFLGGRYLAQGWVKEKISSYKKFAIIDKAVSKEGLKIVLLVRLSPLFPFNLLNYAFGITSVSFQDYLIGSVGMIPGTIMYVYFGSLVGDIALIGSKNQPGNIILHWVIQIMGLIATIAVTVYVTKIAKKALEDENL, encoded by the coding sequence ATGATTATTACCCTTTTATCAGCAATAGATTTTTCTGTAATTCAAGAATCTGTTAAAGTATCTTCTCCCAATCTTCAAGAATTTTTACAGAATGCTTTACAGTGGATTAATAGCCTTGGTGCTATAGGAGGAATAGTATTTATTGGTATCTATATTATAGCTACTCTAGCTTTTTTACCGGCTGCACTGCTGACATTGGGTGCTGGGGTAATTTTTGGTGTAATTTGGGGTTCTATATATGTCTTTATTGGGGCTACATTAGGTGCTATAGCAGCATTTTTAGGAGGACGTTATTTAGCGCAAGGTTGGGTAAAAGAAAAAATATCTAGTTACAAAAAATTTGCCATCATTGATAAAGCAGTTAGTAAAGAAGGATTAAAAATTGTCCTATTAGTTCGACTTTCTCCCCTCTTTCCCTTCAATTTATTAAACTATGCTTTCGGAATTACTAGTGTTTCTTTTCAAGACTATTTAATTGGTTCAGTGGGGATGATTCCTGGAACAATTATGTATGTTTATTTTGGATCTTTAGTAGGAGATATAGCCTTAATTGGCAGTAAAAATCAACCTGGAAACATCATTCTCCACTGGGTAATTCAAATCATGGGGTTGATAGCAACAATTGCTGTCACAGTTTATGTCACGAAGATAGCTAAGAAAGCTTTAGAAGATGAGAACTTATAA
- a CDS encoding sterol desaturase family protein produces the protein MEYKSLAIVSSIVIFGILETLVPFFQYRQNPIKRVIHNLILGLINFLVVNLTVILILNSLWKPTLWRGLFYDINLPWLHFILSFLLLDLYMYTWHRLIHTWGFAWRFHKVHHTDRWMNISTAYRFHTGEVIVANIPKIGLIYLLGITPNAWILYESLFAVSLVFHHSNFALPFKIDKFLSYFIVTPNYHRAHHCQLTKYLNSNYTSLLTIWDLIFQSRYYPPQPESIQLGISEETRDLNFISLLKLPFVSVNKHN, from the coding sequence ATGGAATATAAATCTCTGGCTATTGTCAGCAGTATCGTTATATTTGGAATTCTGGAAACCTTAGTTCCTTTCTTTCAATATCGTCAAAATCCCATTAAAAGAGTTATTCACAATTTAATTTTGGGGTTAATAAATTTTTTGGTGGTTAATTTAACTGTTATTTTAATCTTAAATTCTCTCTGGAAACCAACTTTATGGCGGGGATTATTTTATGATATTAATTTACCCTGGTTACATTTTATTCTCTCTTTTTTATTGCTTGATTTGTATATGTATACGTGGCATAGATTAATCCACACTTGGGGTTTTGCTTGGCGTTTTCACAAAGTCCATCATACAGATAGATGGATGAATATATCCACAGCTTACCGCTTTCATACAGGAGAAGTTATTGTTGCCAATATTCCCAAAATTGGGTTAATTTATCTGTTGGGAATTACACCAAATGCTTGGATATTATATGAATCTTTATTTGCGGTATCATTAGTTTTTCATCACAGTAATTTTGCCTTACCTTTTAAAATAGATAAATTCCTGAGTTATTTTATTGTTACACCTAATTATCATCGCGCTCATCATTGTCAATTAACAAAATATTTAAATAGTAATTATACAAGTTTATTAACTATATGGGATCTAATTTTTCAATCTCGTTATTATCCGCCCCAACCAGAAAGCATCCAGTTAGGTATATCGGAAGAAACCAGAGATCTTAATTTTATCAGTTTATTAAAATTACCGTTTGTGTCTGTTAATAAACACAATTGA
- the recR gene encoding recombination mediator RecR, producing the protein MTVYARPLARLIEQLQRLPGVGPKSAQRLALHILKRPEAEVEALAQALVDAKKQVGLCKVCFHLSSDPVCEICRHPQRDNTTICVVADSRDVIALEKTREFKGKYHVLCGVISPMDGIGPEQLTIQALVRRVSEQKPQEVILAISPSIEGETTTLYIGQLLKPFTKVTRIAFGLPVGGDLEYADELTLARALEGRRELD; encoded by the coding sequence ATTACGGTTTACGCACGTCCCCTAGCCAGATTAATCGAACAATTGCAACGGCTACCCGGAGTTGGACCCAAAAGCGCCCAACGATTAGCTTTGCACATCTTAAAAAGACCAGAAGCAGAGGTAGAGGCCTTAGCCCAAGCACTTGTTGACGCGAAAAAACAGGTAGGTTTATGTAAAGTTTGTTTTCACCTTTCATCAGATCCAGTCTGTGAAATTTGTCGTCACCCTCAACGAGATAATACAACTATTTGCGTAGTTGCAGATTCCCGTGATGTGATTGCCTTAGAAAAAACTCGTGAATTTAAAGGTAAATATCATGTTTTATGTGGTGTAATTTCCCCTATGGATGGTATTGGACCAGAACAGTTAACCATTCAAGCTTTAGTGAGACGGGTAAGTGAACAAAAACCCCAAGAGGTGATTTTAGCCATTAGTCCCAGTATCGAAGGGGAAACCACAACATTGTATATCGGTCAATTACTAAAACCATTTACTAAAGTAACCCGTATTGCCTTTGGTTTACCCGTCGGTGGTGATTTAGAATATGCTGATGAATTAACTTTAGCCAGAGCATTAGAAGGACGGAGAGAGTTAGATTAA
- a CDS encoding DNA polymerase domain-containing protein gives MKKAAKQAEAALKVLINSLFGFYGTSGVGFNDIEAAALVTAYGRRILRFMIDVIEKAGGIQVESDTDGVFFSHSEPLLIFEKLQNALPTGIKIELEILAQAMFVPSRGAKNYIIWHEDGKITTKGSWRKRDRSRLEKEFPLNYLTQYLLSKSKAEQYYQELTKVIRSGDFPVEQLQVTRKIKKGEKALLVLGNTGDVVTFYQGVQGLTNSEGYSSGYYLELMAKKRDELLSVVEPQGDVGKQLSLF, from the coding sequence ATAAAGAAAGCTGCTAAACAAGCTGAGGCTGCTCTCAAAGTGTTAATCAACTCGTTGTTTGGCTTTTATGGGACTTCTGGTGTTGGTTTTAACGATATAGAAGCTGCTGCACTGGTTACAGCTTATGGTAGACGGATTCTGCGATTCATGATTGATGTGATTGAAAAAGCGGGAGGTATCCAGGTTGAAAGTGATACTGATGGTGTGTTCTTCTCCCACTCTGAACCTCTGCTGATATTTGAAAAGCTGCAAAATGCTTTACCTACTGGTATCAAAATTGAGTTGGAAATTCTTGCTCAAGCGATGTTTGTTCCCTCTAGAGGAGCTAAGAATTATATTATCTGGCATGAAGATGGTAAAATTACTACTAAGGGTTCATGGCGGAAAAGAGACCGTTCTCGTCTAGAAAAGGAGTTTCCTTTGAACTACTTGACACAATATCTTCTGTCAAAGTCTAAGGCAGAACAATATTACCAAGAATTAACAAAGGTTATTCGTTCTGGTGATTTTCCTGTGGAACAGTTACAGGTTACTCGGAAAATTAAGAAGGGTGAAAAGGCTCTTTTGGTTCTGGGTAATACTGGGGATGTTGTGACGTTTTATCAAGGAGTTCAGGGATTGACTAATTCTGAAGGCTATTCCAGTGGGTATTATTTGGAGTTGATGGCTAAAAAACGAGATGAGTTACTTTCGGTTGTTGAGCCTCAAGGTGATGTGGGGAAGCAGTTGAGTCTGTTTTGA